The sequence ACGCAATCACGCCAAGGCATGATTGATTTCTATCGTTCAAAGTAATCAGAAATTGCACCTGCAACTTCTACGTTTTCAGGCGTGCAAAGGAAAATATCCGTTCCAATTCGCTGAATGTCCCCGCCAAGTGCATAGACCGTGCCACTTAAGAAATCCACGATGCGGATGCCTTGGTCACGTTCAATTCGCTGTAAATTGACGACGACTGCCCGTTTGTTTTTCAGATGTTCTGAAATATCTTGTGCTTCCGCATACACACGCGGTTCAATTAAAATAACTTTCGAGGATTTCTGAATGCTTTGTAGGCTGACGACCGTTCCCGCTTGTTGCGGTTCACCCATTGGCTGCTGTTGCTGTCGTCGCGGTTGCGCCTTTCGCGGCGGAGGCGGTGCTTGCTCTTGAACAGGGCGCGGCTCTTCCCGGCGTGGCTGCTGTTCTCGCACATCATCCTCTTCATCATCTAAGTAAAACCATTTCTCAAACTTGTTTTTGATGCTCATGCGTCCTCCCCGCTTTCTGCTCCGACAAGTGCAGTCCCGATTCTGACATGAGTTGCACCTTCTTCGATTGCAATAATGAAGTCATTAGACATTCCCATAGACAATTGTGTACACGGTGCATGTGATAGTTCTTTTGCTGCTATCCCATCGCGGAGTTCACGCAACGAGCGGAATACAGAACGTATCAATTCCATATCCTCTGTGAAAGGAGCCATCGTCATTAAACCAACGACGCGGACTTTGTCGTAAGCAGCCACTTGTTCAATAAAACTGTTAAGTTCAGCTGGTGTAACACCTGATTTACTTTCCTCACCTGAAACATTCACTTGAACAAAGCAATCGATTACATGATCGGCCCGCTTTTGAATCTCTTTAGCAAGGCTCATTCGATCAACAGAATGTAAGTAATCAATCTGATGAATGATGTCCTTTACTTTTCTGCTTTGAACATTGCCGATGAAATGCCATGTAGCACCACTCTGAATCGTTTC comes from Sporosarcina sp. FSL K6-3457 and encodes:
- a CDS encoding cell division protein SepF; the encoded protein is MSIKNKFEKWFYLDDEEDDVREQQPRREEPRPVQEQAPPPPRKAQPRRQQQQPMGEPQQAGTVVSLQSIQKSSKVILIEPRVYAEAQDISEHLKNKRAVVVNLQRIERDQGIRIVDFLSGTVYALGGDIQRIGTDIFLCTPENVEVAGAISDYFER
- a CDS encoding YggS family pyridoxal phosphate-dependent enzyme, whose amino-acid sequence is MSNLQQRIEKIEYDIQDVCTRIGRERSEITVVAVTKEVSAARASAMIDAGFDHLGENRPEVLLDKQETIQSGATWHFIGNVQSRKVKDIIHQIDYLHSVDRMSLAKEIQKRADHVIDCFVQVNVSGEESKSGVTPAELNSFIEQVAAYDKVRVVGLMTMAPFTEDMELIRSVFRSLRELRDGIAAKELSHAPCTQLSMGMSNDFIIAIEEGATHVRIGTALVGAESGEDA